GATTGGAGTTATGTGGAATCCTCAAAATGAACTTCAAGATTTTAAAATGAAAAAAGAAATGATATGTCAAAAGTAGTATGTTTTGGAGAAGTGTTGTGGGATGTATTTCCAACCCATAAAAAAATAGGGGGAGCGCCTTTAAATGTTGCCAATAGATTGCAAGCATTGGGAAATAATGTCACCATGATTAGCGCTATTGGTCAAGGTAAAAGTGGGTCTGAATTGCTTAAATACATTAAAGACGTAGGTATTGATACTAGTTGTATTCAAGTGCACAATGAGTACAAAACCGGCAAGGTAAAAGTGATGCTAAATGATAAGGGATCGGCGTCCTATGATATTAAATACCCAAGGGCTTGGGACAAAATAAGGTTAACAGAAATAAACAAAGGCGCTGTTAAGAATTCTGATGCGTTTGTTTTTGGCAGTTTGGCAGCAAGAGACGAAAGCTCTAGAAGCACATTGTACAAACTCATAGAACTTGCTAAATACAAAATTTTTGACCTTAATTTAAGATTGCCATATTATACCAAAGAGGTTTTAGTACATTTAATGAACAAAGCCGACTTTATAAAATTCAATGATGATGAGCTTTATGAAGTGAGCAAGTCAATGGGTTCTAAGTATAATTCATTAGAGCAAAACCTAATGTACATTGCAGACAAAACAAATACGAAACATATTTGTGTCACTAAAGGGCACCACGGAGCTGTATTATTATACAATGATAAACTTTATTACAATAGTGGCTTCATAATAAAAGTGATTGATACTGTTGGTGCTGGCGATTCGTTTTTAGGTTCGTTAATAAGCCTCCTGTTGCATAAAGTCAGTCCACAAGAAGCCATAGATTTTGCCTGTGCCGTTGGGGCCATGGTAGCTCAAAATGAAGGAGCCAATCCCGTATTGTTAAGGTCAGATATTGATGCATTTATAAATCCATATTAGTTATAAAGTTATTCAATAAAATGTTTATTAATAATCTGTATCGATTTTTTAGGACAGGACATGCCCTTAAAATGTTGCTTTTTTAGCTTTAAGAGGCTTTTTTAACCAATTATGCCCTTAAAGTCAATTATTTAATATTTAAAAACTCCAAGGGTCATTTTGCCAAAACGTCTTATAAATCTGCCTTAACGAAATCTGGATAGAAATATTCTAGGCAAAATCCGCTATATATTTAAAAAAATTATAACTTCGGAAATTGCCTAATAGAACGCGCTTAAACTTTTCAGCCAATTATAAAAAGTTTAGATGAGTTCATAATATATGAAATGATAAAGATTAACATGTTAGATCTCTTTAAGTGTATTGTTATAATAAACTTATTTTTTGTTTTTGGATGCTCAAATGTTTCTGAAACAAAAAAATACACTATAGGATTTTCCCAAACAGGAATTAATGATGAATGGCGGAAATCCATGAACCAAGCCATGGAAATCCAAGCAGGATTTTATCCCGAAATTGAACTTAAGATTCTTGATAGTGAAGATGATATAGATAACCAGATTGAAGATATAGAACAACTTATTTCTGAAAAGGTTGATTTATTAATAGTGTCTCCAATAAAATCCAAACCCATTACACCAATTGTTGAAAAAGCATTCAAAAGTGGTATTCCTGTTTTAATTGTTGATAGAAAAACGGACGGTGAAAATTACACAGCCTATTTAGGAGGTGATAATTATGAAGTTGGTACGAATGCGGCCAATTATTTAGCCTCTTTATCTACTGAACCTAAAAAAATAATTGAAATTAAAGGACTGTCAGGGTCTTCACCTGCTTTAGAACGTAGCTTAGGTTTTAATGATGTGATCAATTCAACCAAAAATCTGGAAGTTGTAAAAGCTATTGAGGGAAATTGGGAAAGTTATTCCATAAAAGACAGTTTGCGAGACGTATTGAATAGTGTAAAAAATGTCGATTACATATTTGTTCATAATGATAGAATGGCTTTAGGCGCTTGGGAAATTGTTAAAGAGAAAAGACTTCAAAATCAAATTAAAATTATTGGCGTGGATGGTTTAAATGGACCAAATGGTGGTGTGCAATTGGTTAAAGAAGGCAAATTAATGGCGACCATATTATATCCAACTGGAGGTGATGAGGCTATTCGTTTAGCATTAAAAATATTGAATGGCGAACGTGTTGCTAAAAACAATACGTTAAGCACAACGGTTATAGATTCTCGTAATGCCGATATTATGAGTAAACAATTTGATAAAATATACCAACAACAACAAGATATTGATTCTCAACAAATCAAACTAAAGAAACAGGAAGAGAGATATACGACGCAAAAACACACATTACAATTACTTTTGGCATTATTAATTATTAGTGTCGTTTTAGTAGTCTATAGTATTTATACCAGTAATAAAGTTAGAAAGAAAAAGCGTGAACTTGAATTACGAAATAAAAAAATTACTATTCAGCGAAATCAAATTAAAAAAATAGCGGAAGAAGTTAAAACTAGTAATGAAGCCAAGGTTAATTTTTTTACAGGCTTGTCACATGAGTTTAAAACACCCATAACGCTTATTTTATCATCAACCGAATCGTTAACGGAAAACAAAGTCATACGGGATAATAAATTATTGAATGAAGTGGGGTTGATTTATAACAACTCTAAACGGTTATTACGATTAATTAATCAGCTACTTGATTTTAGAAAAGTTGAAGATCGTAAGTTTATCTTGAAAGCGTCAAAAACGAATTTATACCAGTTTTCTGTTTTAATATTTAAAGATTTTGAACGAGAAGCACAAAAAAGGAATATCAATTTTACCATTTCGACCAATAACGAAGATTT
This genomic window from Mariniflexile sp. TRM1-10 contains:
- a CDS encoding hybrid sensor histidine kinase/response regulator transcription factor, giving the protein MIKINMLDLFKCIVIINLFFVFGCSNVSETKKYTIGFSQTGINDEWRKSMNQAMEIQAGFYPEIELKILDSEDDIDNQIEDIEQLISEKVDLLIVSPIKSKPITPIVEKAFKSGIPVLIVDRKTDGENYTAYLGGDNYEVGTNAANYLASLSTEPKKIIEIKGLSGSSPALERSLGFNDVINSTKNLEVVKAIEGNWESYSIKDSLRDVLNSVKNVDYIFVHNDRMALGAWEIVKEKRLQNQIKIIGVDGLNGPNGGVQLVKEGKLMATILYPTGGDEAIRLALKILNGERVAKNNTLSTTVIDSRNADIMSKQFDKIYQQQQDIDSQQIKLKKQEERYTTQKHTLQLLLALLIISVVLVVYSIYTSNKVRKKKRELELRNKKITIQRNQIKKIAEEVKTSNEAKVNFFTGLSHEFKTPITLILSSTESLTENKVIRDNKLLNEVGLIYNNSKRLLRLINQLLDFRKVEDRKFILKASKTNLYQFSVLIFKDFEREAQKRNINFTISTNNEDLSLFLDRNLMDKVYFNLLSNAFKFTPNNGTISIDIVDEAESNFVKIHFKDSGIGIPKKEIDNVFQAFFQGSNNNKASSGIGLHLTKEFVEMHKGSIEVYSKYGTEFIITLYKDKVHLNSDEIIYEPDIIDGTILHTSLEYEDDTFYKPLVINDDEHYSVLMIEDNLDLVKYLKGKLASEYSVHVSDGSDGIEMALELIPDIIICDISLPNKTGFEICNTLKKDLRTSHIPIIILTALNNKETYIKGLESGADIFLTKPFSFAILSQSIKTLIYNREKLRYYFINNVHNIDATNNFGSLEQEFISNVNKIINDNLDNSKFSVENLASQLNISRIQLYRKMKAIMDVNVSDYIQNTRLDRAKILLQDSQLTISEIAYATGFSSPNYFSTSFKGKFNKSPKAFREE
- a CDS encoding carbohydrate kinase family protein, which gives rise to MSKVVCFGEVLWDVFPTHKKIGGAPLNVANRLQALGNNVTMISAIGQGKSGSELLKYIKDVGIDTSCIQVHNEYKTGKVKVMLNDKGSASYDIKYPRAWDKIRLTEINKGAVKNSDAFVFGSLAARDESSRSTLYKLIELAKYKIFDLNLRLPYYTKEVLVHLMNKADFIKFNDDELYEVSKSMGSKYNSLEQNLMYIADKTNTKHICVTKGHHGAVLLYNDKLYYNSGFIIKVIDTVGAGDSFLGSLISLLLHKVSPQEAIDFACAVGAMVAQNEGANPVLLRSDIDAFINPY